ACCGCGGTCTTCGCCGCCCTCACCGTGATCACCGGCATCTACGGGATGAACTTCGAGCGCGCCCTCCCGGCCTGGGAGGCCCCGGGCGGCTTCCTGGGCGTGCTGGCGGTCATGGGGGCGGTCACCGCCGTCATGCTCGCCCTCTTCCGCTGGCGGGGGTGGGTGTAGGTGGCGCGGCCGTATCCCACCTTCGGGTTCGTCACCCCGGACACCGTGGGGCTCCTCACCGACCTCTACGAGCTCACCATGGCGGACAGCTACTTCCGTCAGGGGATGAACGAGCCCGCCACCTTCGCCGTCTTCGTGCGCGAGCTGCCGCCCGACCGCTCCTTCCTCGTCAGCGCGGGGCTGGAGACCGTCCTGGCCTACCTGGAGCAGGTGCGCTTCCCGCCCGAGGCCATTGCCTACCTGCGCTCGCTGGGCCGCTTCAGCGACGGGTTCCTCGACTACCTGCGCGACTTCCGCTTCGGCGGCGACGTGCGGGCCATCCCCGAGGGGGAGGTCTTCTTCCCGCTGGAGCCGCTCGTCGAGGTGACCGCGCCGCGCATCGAGACGCAGCTCATCGAGACGATGCTCCTCAACACCCTGAACTTCCAGGTGATGATCGCCACCAAGGCGGCGCGGGTCGTCCTGGCCGCCCAGGGCCGCCCGGTCATCGACTTCTCGCCGCGGCGCGACCACGGGGCGGACGCGGCGGTGAAGGTGGCCCGGGCGTCCTACATCGGGGGGTGTGCGGGCAGCTCCTGCGTCCTGGCCGGCCACCTCTTCGGGCTCCCGGTCTTCGGCACCATGGCGCACTCCTACGTCATGTCCTTCGAGGACGAGCTGACGGCCTTCCGCGCCTTCGCGCTGGACTACCCCGACAACTCGGTGCTGCTCATCGACACCTACGACACCGTGCGCGGGGCGGAGCACGCCATCACCGTGGCCCGGGAAATGGCCGCGCGCGGGCAGCGCCTGCGGGGCGTGCGCATCGACAGCGGGGACCTGGTGGCGGCCAGCCGCAAGGTGCGGGCGCTGCTGCAGCAGGCCGGCTTCGGCGACGTGCAGATCGTGCTGAGCGGCGGGCTCAACGAGTTCAAGATCGCCGACCTGCTGCGCGAGGGCGCCGAGGTGGACGCCTTCGGGGTGGGTACGGAGCTCGGCACCTCCGCCGACGCCCCCTTCGTGGAAGGGGTCTACAAGCTCGTCGAGGACGTGCACGGTTACCGCATCAAGCTCAGCGCCGGCAAGGCCACGCTGCCCGGCCGCAAGCAGGTGTGGCGCACGGTCGACGCCGAGGGGGTGCTGGTGCGGGACGTCATCGCCCTGGCCGACGAGCCGGGCCCGCCCGGGGCCCGGCCCTTGCTGGAGGAGGTCATGCGCGGCGGGCGGGCGCTCCGGCCCGAGCCGCTCGACGCCATGCGCCGGCGCTGCCAGGAGGCGGTCGCCCACCTCCCCCCGGCCCTGCGCGCGCTGCGGGACAGCTCGCCGCCGCCGGTGGGCCTCAGCCCGGCGCTGGAGGCGCTGCGTGACCGCATGTACCGGGAGGGCGAGGCGTGAGGCCCGTCCCGGGGGCGTGGGGCGTTGGGACCAGGAGGGCCATCGTGGCCTGCATCCCGGCCGTCCTGCTGGTGGCGGTCCTCGCCCCGGCCGGCTCCCGTCCGCCCGCCGCGCGGCGCGCCGCCGCCCAGCCCCCCATCACGGTGGTTCTCGACGGGGAGCCGCTCACCCTGGACGTCCCGCCCATCCAGGTGGCGGGACGCGTGCTCGTCCCGCTGCGGGGGATCTTCGAGCGGCTCGGGGCGTCGGTCAGCTTCGACCCGCTCGCCCAGACCGTCACGGCCCGGCGGGGGGCGGTCGTCATCGTGCTGAGGCTGGGGAGCCGGGAGGCCCGGGTGGGGGACCGCATCGTCACGCTCGACGTGCCGGCGTTCGCCCTCCAGGGCCGGACCATGGTGCCGCTGCGCTTCCTCAGCGAGGCGCTGGGCGCGCGGGTGGACTGGGAGGAAGGCACCCGCACGGTGCGCATCTACACCATCCCCCTCCCGCCCTCGCCCGGCGCATCCCCGCGGCCCGGGCCGGGGACGGCGCGGACGGTCCAGGGGACGCTCCTGCGGGTCGAGCTCTCCCAGAACCGCCTCCAGGTGCTGGAGGGCACGGTGGTCCACCTCGTGGTGGTCACCGCCGAGACGGCCATCTTCCGGCGGGAGACGACGAGCGGGGTGGGCGGGTCGGCCAACCTGCGCGAGCTGCGCCCGGGAGACCAGATCGTGGCGGAGGTGCGGGGCAGCGGCGAGGCGGTGACGGTGCGGGCCTTCTACCGCCAGGTGCGCGGGGTGGTGGAGACCATCGCCCTGCGCACCATCACCCTGCAGGGGCTGGGGGCCTTCACCCTGCACCTGGAGGTGGCCGTCTCCGGGCGGGCGCGCTCGCGGGACGAGGTGCGGCCGGGGATGACGGTGGTGCTGCGCCTCAACCCCCAGACCCATATCGTCTGGGAGATCACGGTGGAGTAGCGCGCGCGGCCCCCAGCAGCCGGTCGAAGGCGCGGCGGTTGGCGGCCACCGTCTCCAGCTCGCGGCCGGCGGCGTACCCCTCGATGGCCACGAGTCCCCGGTAGAAGGCGGCCAGGCGCGCCAGCGGCGGCGCCAGAGGGTAGATCCCCTCGTCCAGCGGCACGTGCACCAGGCGCTCCGTGGAACCGCTCAGGTGCACGTGCACGACCAGCGGTTCCAACCCGTCCAGGTCGAGCGGCTGCCTGTTGGAGAGCAGGTGGGCGATGTCGAGCGTCAGCCCCAGGGCGGGGGAGGCGGCCTCGGCCACCAGGCGCGCCACCTGGCGCGGGCTGGTGACGAACTCCCCCGGGCGCGCCTCCATGTTCTCCACGCCCACGCGCAGGCCGAGCCGCGCCGCCGCCGCCCCCAGCGCGGCGAAGCCCTCGACGAGCGCGGGCCAGTAGGCCTCGGGCGCGTCGCGCGACGAGGAGAGGCTGCCGGGGTGGAGGGTCACCACCACCGCCCCGAGCCGCGCCGCGTCCTCAAGGGCACGGGCGTACTGCCGCCGCGACTCCTCCCGGATGCCCGGGTTCTGCGAGGTGACGTTCAGGTCGCGGCTGGGGCCGTGCACGGTCACGACCAGCCCCCGGCGGGCGGCCTCTTGCCCGAGCGCGACCGGATCGGCCTCCTGCGCCCAGAGGTGCTCCGCCCAGAGCTCCACCCCGGCGTACTCCCACCGGTGGGCGGCCTCGAGCGCGTCCCGGATCGGATGGGTGCGCAGCGAGGTGGTGGAGAGGACCGGCCTCATGGGGTGCCCGGCCGAGCGACGCGCGGGTCGGGACGATGGTCGGGGTCGTCCTCCGTGGCGGGGAAGAGGAGAACCCGGGTCAGGCGGAGCCGGAGGTGGGTCCCCTCCTCGACGGTCACCCCCGGCGGGGTCTGGACACGCAGCACGTGCCCGTCTGCGCGGACCTTGTAGTCCACGACGTTGCCCATGAAGTTGCGCACCTCCACCGTGCAGGGGATCTCGCCGTCGGGGCCCAGGGCCACGTCCTCGGGCCGCACCGCCACCAGGACGGGATCGCCGGCAGGCGGCCCGCCTGCGCTGCCGGCCGGCGCCGCGGGGCCCTCGGCGGGGAGGCGCAGCCGCCGCCCCAGGACCTCGACCGCCACCCCGGCGGCGTCGCGGCCCAGCAGCCGCCCCGGCAGGAAGTTCATCAGCCCGATGAAGTCCGCCACGAAGCGGTCCGCCGGCCGCCGGTAGATCTCCAGCGGCGGGCCCACCTGCACGATGCGCCCCTCCCGCATCACCGCCACCCGGTCGGAGAGGGCCATCGCCTCGGCCTGGTCGTGGGTGACGTACAGGATGGGGACGCGCAGGCGGCGCTGCAGCTCCTTCAGCTCGAAGCGCATCTGCTCGCGCAGCTTGGCGTCGAGGTTGCTGAGCGGTTCGTCCAGGAGCAGCAGCTCCGGCTGGCGCACCAGCGCCCGGGCCAGGGCCACCCGCTGCTGCTGGCCGCCGGAGAGCTGGGCCGGGTAGCGGCGCTCCAGGCCGCTCAGCGCCACCACCTCCAGCACCGCCCCCACCCGGCGCGCCACCTCGCGCCGGTCGAGCCGCTGCAGGCGCAGCGGGTAGGCGACGTTGTCGAAGACGGTCATGTGCGGCCAGACCGCGTAGTTCTGGAAGACCATGCCGATGGCCCGCCGCTCCGGCGGGACGAAGAGGCCCGAGGCGGGGGCGGAGACCACCCGCCCGCCCAGCCGGATCTCGCCGCGCGTCGGCACCTCCAGGCCGGCCACGCAGCGCAGCGTGGTCGTCTTGCCGCACCCGCTCGGCCCCAGCAGGGTGAAGAACTCCTGCGACCCCACGCGGAAGGTGACGTCCTGGACGGCCACTACGCCGTCGAAGGTCTTCCACAGCCCCCGCACCTCCAGGCGGTCCTCGACGGCGGTCACCGTGCCCTCCCCGGCCTCAGAAGCCCAGCCGGCCGCGCGTGGCCCAGCGTAGCAGGAGGTTGCCCGTCAGGATGAACGCCAGCACCACCACCGAGAGCGCGGCGGCGATCTGCGTGTAGCCGGAGTCCTGCATGTTGAAGATCGTCACCCCGATGGTCTCGGTGCGCAGGCTGAAGAGCAGGATGGACATCGTCAGCTCCCGGCTGGCCGGCATCGCCACCAGGATCCACCCCGCCGCCATCCCGGGGCGGACGAGCGGCAGCACGATGTCCCGGAAGGTGCGCAGCGGCCCCGCCCCGGCGACGCGCCCGGCTTCCTCCAGCGAGGCGTGGATCTGCTGCAGCGTGGCGGCGGTGGTGCGGATGGTGAAGGGGAGGTAGGCGAGGACGTAGGCCAGGAGGATGATGGCCAGCGTGCCGTAGAGCCAGCGCCCCCACGCCAGCAGGACGGCGATGGCGATGACGGTGTGGGGGATGGCGGAGGGGAGCGTGCCGACGGCGTCGAGCCAGCCGCTGCCGCGCAGGCGGGCCTTCACGTGGACGTAGGCGATGACCGTGCCGAGCGCCATGGCCACGGTGGCGGCGGCAACGGCCAGGACGAGGCTGTTGGCCAGCGCGCGGCGGGCCTGCTCCAGGCCCAGGACGTAGGCGTAGTGGCGGGTGGTCAGGCTGGCGGCCGCCAGCGGCGCGCCGAAGTAGCGCAGGAAGGAGGTGAGCACGAGCGCGGCGATGGGCAGGACGGCGATGGTCACGGCGAAGGCCGCGGCCAGGGCGAACGCCGGCCAGCGCAGCGGGCCCAGGCGCAGGGACTGGGGGTGGATGGCCTTGCCGGCGATGACGGCGAAGCGCCCCTCCCCGCGCTGCACCCACCGCTGGGCCAGCAGCGCGGCCAGCGAGACGGCCACCAGCAGCATGGACATCGCCGTGGCCAGGCCGAAGTCCGGCAGGGTGAGGGCGCTGTAGATGCTCGTGGTCAGCACGAAGAAGCGCGCTCGCAGCCCCAGCAGCGCCGGGATGCCGAAGTTGGCCACGCTGCCCATGAAGACCAGCACCCCGCCGGCCAGGATGGCCGGCCACACCAGCGGCACGGTGACGTGGCGCATGACCTGGAGCGTGCCGGCCCCGGAGGTGCGCGCCGCCTCCTCCAGGCTCACGTCCATCCGCTCCAGCGCCCCGGCCACGGTGAGGAAGACGTAGGGGAAGAAGTGGATGGCCAGGACGGCGACGATGCCCCCGGGGGAGTAGACGGTCCACGGCGCCCGCTCCAGGCCCAGCAGGTCGAGGAGCGGGCGCATGAGGTACCCTTGCGGGCCCAGCAGCTGCGTCCAGGCGATGGCGCCGAAGAAGGGCGGGATGGCGTAGGGCAGGACGACGAGCGGCCGCAGCCAGCGGCGGCCGGGCAGGTCGGTGCGCACCAGCAGGAAGGCCAGCACGGTGCCGGCGGCCATGGCCAGTGCGCTCGCGGCCGCGCTCACCCAGACGGTGTTCCACAGCGCGCGCACGTTGGCGGGGGCCACCGCCCGGCCGTAGGCCGCCAGCGTCCAGGCGCCCTCGGCGCGCAGGCTGCGCACCAGCACCTGGGCCAGCGGGTAGACCACCAGCCCGGCCAGCGCCAGCGCCGCCAGCCCCACCAGTAAGAGGCGCGGGTCGGCCGGGCGGGCGCGGGGGAGAGGGACGCGGAGCGCCCCGCTGCCGGTGGCCACGGCCTACTTCAGCATGATCTCCTCGAAGCGCTGGCGGATCTCGGCGGCGTTCTGGGCCGCCCACTCGAAGGGCACCGGCAGCGTCCGGATCTCCGAGGGCCGCGGCAGGCCGCGCGGCGGGGCCACGTCGGGCCGCACCGGGATGATGCCGCGCTCCGCCAGGGCCTGCTGCCCCTCCCGGGAGAGGACGTAGTCGACGAACAGCCGCGCTCCCTCGACGTTGCGGGCGCTGCGCGTGATGGCCACGGGGCTCGGGATGCTCACCGCCCCCTCCTCCGGCCAGATGATGGCCAGCGGCGCCCCGTCGCGGATCATCCCGTAGGCGATGAAGTCCAGCGTCATCCCCACGCCGAACTCCCGCGCCGCCAGCGCCGCCGCCACCTCGGAGTTGCCGCGCAGCACCTGGATGCCCTCGCGGCGTGCCCGCTCGAACCAGGCCCACCCGTACTCCCGCACGAAGGTGGCTACCACGACGAAGACCGAGCCGGAGAAGAAGGGGTTGGGCATGGCCGCGGTGCGGCCGAAGCGCGGGAAGTCGGCCCAGCGCCGCGGCGCGACCCGCTCGGGGATCAGCGTGGTGTTCACGGCGATGATCATGTTGATCAGCCGTCCCGCGGTGAAGAAGCCGCCGGGGTCCCTCCAGGCGGCGGGGATCTGGCGCGCCTCCGGGGAGCGGTAGGCCTGCAGCGCGCCCCGGTCGCGCAACGTGAGGAAGACCGGCGCGTCGGCCAGCCAGAGGAGGTCGGCGCGGATGCCGCCGGTCTCCAGCTCGGCGAAGATGCGCCGCTCCAGCTCCGTGCTCCCCGAGCGCAGCACCTCCAGCCGCAGCTGCGGGTAGCGGGCCATGAAGGCCCGGGCGAAGCTCGTGGCGATCTCCTGCGGCAGGGAGGTGTAGAGGACCACCGTCCCGCCCGGCGCGGGCGCGGCCTGCGCCCCGCCGGCCGGCCACACGGCGGCGCCAGCCAGCGCCGCCACCAGGACCAGCCCCACCAGGTGCCGGATCGTCATCACCACGCCTCCTCTCCGAAGCGCTCCAGCAGGCGCGCCACGAGCCCGATGGTCTCCGCCCAGTCGCTCAACCGGATGTTCTCGTTGGGGGAGTGGCCGCGCGCGTCCCAATACGACGTGCCCAGGCTGACGATGGGGATCCCCAGCGTCGTCCCGAGCGGGTACATCGGCCCGGTGCCGGCCGAGGTGGGCTGCAGCAGGACCTGCCGCCCGGTGGCCTCCCCGGCCACCCGCGCCGCCATCTGGATGAAGGGGTGGTCGATGGGGGAGCGGTAGGCGCGCTCCCCCCCGAGCAGCTGCACCTGCATCTCGGAGAACCCCTGGGCGGCGAAGTGCTCCTGCACCAGGCGGGCGATCTCCTCGGGGTCCTGGTCGGGGACCATGCGGAAGTCCACCTTGGCGCAGGCGCGCCGCGGCAGGACGGTCTTGCTGCCGGGGCCCCGGTAGCCGCTCTCCAGCCCGCAGACGGTGCAGGTGGGCATGAAGTAGAGGTCGTACTGGGCGTCCGCCCCGGTCTTGCCGGCGATGAACCGCTCCACCCCGTAGAGCCGCTTCAGGTCCTCCTCCTCGAAGGGCAGGCGGCGCACCGCCTCCAGCTCCTGCGGTGAGGGCGGCCGCACGCGGTCGTAGAAGCCCGGCACGCGGACGCGCCCCGTCTGCGGGTCCTTCAGGGAGGCCAGGGCCCAGACCATCTTCATGGCCGCCCCCTCGACGATGGCCCCCAGCGAGGAGTGGAGGTCGCGGGAGGTGGCCTCGATGGCCAGGTCCAGGTAGCAGATGCCCTTGACCCCGGCCGAGAGGTGGAGCCGCTCCTTCATGTCGCGGGCGCCGAACTCCCAGATGCACGCGTCGGCGGCCAGGCGGTCACGGTGCTCGCGGACGTAGCGCTCGAAGTGGACGCTGCCGATCTCCTCCTCCCCCTCGACCAGGAAGCGCACCCGGCAGGGGAGGTCGCCGCGCACCGCCTGCAGCGCCCGCACCGCGGCCAGCCGGGACACCAGGTCGCCCTTGTTGTCGGCGGCGCCGCGGGCGTAGAGCTTCCCGTCGCGCACCGTCGGCTCGAAGGGCGGGGTGACCCACTCCTCCAGCGGGTCGGGCGGCTGGACGTCGTAGTGGTCGTAGAAGAGCAGCGTCCGCCCGGGCCCGGGGAAGTCGGCCACGACCAGCGGAGCCGCATCCGCTGCCCGCAGCACCTCCACCTGCGCCCCCGCCCCCTCGAAGAGCTCGGCCACCAGCGCGGCGCAGGCCTCCACGCCCTCCCCGGTCGCGGCCACGCTGGGCTGGCGCAGGAGGCGCTTCAGGTCCTCCAGGTAGGTCTCCAGGTGCTGCCGGATGTGGGCCTGCAGGGGGTCCACCGCTCACCTCCCGTCACTCGCCGTGCACCGGGTTCCGCTTGAATTGGGTTCCGCCCGCGCTACAGTTATCCCTGGTGATGCCTCCTTCCCTCCCCGCCACGGGGCCCTCGCCCGGGGTCGAGGTGGCGGTACGCCCCATCACCGACCTGGCCACCCTCCGCCAGGTGGAGGCGCTGCAGCAGGCGGTCTGGGGGATGGCGCCGCTCGACGTCGTTCCCGCCCACCAGCTCCTGGCGGCGACGGCCGCCGGCGGCGTCGTGCTGGGCGCCTTCGCCCCCGACGGGACGCTCGTGGGGTTCTGCTACGGGTTCGTGGGGATGCGGGATGGCCACCCCTTCTTCTACTCGCACATGGCCGGGGTGGTGGACGCGTACCGCGGGCACGCGGTGGGGCTGGCGCTGAAGCGGGCGCAGCGCGAGGCCGCGCTGGCCTGCGGGCTGGACCGCATGGTCTGGACCTTCGACCCGCTGCAGAGCGCCAACGCCCACTTCAACTTCCGCAAGCTCGGCGTCACCGCGCGGCGCTACTACGTGGACTACTACGGTGAGATGTCGGACGCCCTCAACCGCGGGCTCCCCAGCGACCGGCTCGAGGTGGACTGGGAGCTGCGTTCCCCGGAGGTGGTGGCCCGCCTGGAGGGCGAGGGCGAGCAGGCGGACGCCCGCCGCGCCGAAGGACGCTGGGATGCCGCCGCGCAGGAGGCGCCGGCCGCCCTGGAAGCCACCGCGGGCGGACCGGGGCCGCGGCCGGGCGATCCGTTCACCGACCTGGACGCCCCGGCGGTGCGCCTGGCCATCCCCGCCGACCTGGGCCGCCTGCGCCGGGAGGACCCCGGCCTCGCCCTGGCCTGGCGCGAGGCCACCCGCACCGCCTTCCTCGCCTACTTCGCCCGGGGGTACGCCGCCGTGGACTTCCTGCGCGGACCGACCGTCGGCCACTACCTCCTGCGGACGGTCCGGTAGCCGCCGATGCGTGTCGAGGCGGTGGAGCTGCGGGAGGTCCGCCTGCCGCTGCGCCTCCCCTTCGAGACCTCCTTCGGCCGCTCCGAGACCAAGGTCTGCGTGCTCGTGCGCGTGTGGGCGGACGGCGCCGAGGGGTGGGGAGAGGCGCCGGTGGACGCCGCCCCGCTCTACAACGAGGAGACGGTGGCCACCGCCTGGCACGTGCTGGAGGCCTTCATCATCCCGGAGGTCCTCGGGCGCCCGCTGGAGCACCCGCGGGACTTCCCGCCGCGCGTGGCCCGGCTGCGCCGGCACCACATGGCCAAGGCCGGGCTGGAGGCGGCGCTGTGGGACGCCTACGGACGCCTCGGCGGGCGGTCGCTGCGCGCGCTGCTCGGCGGCGTCCGCCAGCAGGTCGACGTGGGGGTGAGTCTCGGCATCGAGCCCGACGTGGAGGTGCTGCTCGACCGCATCGGCCACTTCCTCGACCAGGGCTACCAGCGCATCAAGGTGAAGATCAAGCCCGGGTGGGACGTGGCGGTGGTGCAGCGCATCCGCGAGGTCTACGGCGACGTCACCCTCCAGGTGGACGCCAACGCCGCCTACACGCTCGACGACGCGGCGGTCTTCCGCACCCTCGACCGCTTCAACCTCCTCCTGATCGAGCAGCCCCTGGAGGAGGACGACCTGGTGGACCACGCCGCCCTGCAGCGGGAGGTGCGCACGCCGATCTGCCTGGACGAGTCGATCACCTCGCCGTCCGTGGCGCGCAAGGCGCTGCAGATCGGCGCCTGCCGCATCGTGAACATCAAGCAGGCCCGGGTCGGGGGGCTCGGGGCGGCCACCGCCATCCACGACCTCTGCCGCGCTCAGGGCGTGCCGGTGTGGTGCGGGGGCCTGCTGGAGACCGGCGTGGGCCGGGCAGCCAACCTGGCGCTGGCCAGCCTGCCGGGCTTCACGCTGCCGGCCGACCTCTCCGCCAGCGACCGGTACTTCGACGAGGACATCATCGACCCGCCGGTGCGCCTGGGCCCGGGCGGCACCATCGCCGTGCCCGACGGGCCCGGGCTGGGCGTGACGGTGCGCATGGACCGCGTGGAGGCGGTGACGACGCGCCAGGCGGTGTACCGGTGAGGCGGCCCGCCCGGGGAGGCGAGAGGGCAGGGCCGCCCGCGCGGGAAGGCGATATGGCGGGGCCGCACCCGCGAGTCGGCGACGCCGCGGCGGCCCAGGCCCGGGCGGGCGACGTGGCCAGGGCGACGGGCGCGGGTGCGCTCGTCACCGTCGAGGCGCACCCGTACAACGCCGAGACCCCGATGCGGGCCCTGGGTGCGCTGCCGACCCCCCCGGAGCTCGTCTACGTCCGCACTCACTTCGACCTCCCCGAGCACCTCGCCGACCCGGACTTCCGGGCAGCCTGGAGGCTCCGGATCGACGGGGCGGTCGAGCGCCCCCTCGACCTGGGCCTGGCGGACCTGCAGGCTCTGGAGCCGCGCCGCGTCACCCTGACGATGGAGTGCGCCGGGAACGGCCGCGCGCTGATGACCCCGCCCCCACCGGGCACGCCGTGGCGGCTGGGGGCGGTGAGCACGGTCACCTTCACCGGGACGCCCCTGGCCGGTCTCCTGGCCCGTGCCGGGGTCCGGCCGGGCGCCGTCGAGGTGCTGGGCGAGGGTGCCGACCGCGGCGAGGTGGCCCGCGGCCGCGTGGAGCCGTTCCGGCGCAGCCTGCCGCTGGCCGCCGCCACCCACCCGGACACCCTGCTGGCCTGGGCGATGGACGACCGCCCGCTCCCGCCGCTGCACGGGGCGCCCCTGCGCCTGGTGGTCCCGCGCTGGTACGGGATGGCGTCGGTGAAGTGGCTCGTCCGCCTCACCGTGCTGGAGGAACCGTTTGCGGGGTTCTTCCAGCGCGAGCGCTACATCTACGAGGACGAGGAGGGCACGCCCCAGGGGACGCCGGTGACGACGATCCGGGTGCGCGCGGTGATCGCCGATCCCCCGAACGGCGCCCGCCTCCCCGCCGGACCCCTGACCATCCGCGGCACCGCCTGGTCGGGGGACGGTCCCATCGCCACCGTGCGCGTGAGCACGGACGGTGGGGCCCGCTGGCAGGAGGCCGCTCTGGGGGAGAGCCTCTCCCCCTACGCCGCCCACCCCTGGCACCTCACCTGGGCCCCGCCGGGACCGGGCCGCTACACGATCGTCGCCCGGGCCATCGACACCCTCGGCAACGCCCAGCCGCTGGCGCCGCGCTGGAACCGCCACGGCTACGGCAACAACGTGGCCCACACCGTGAGGGTGGAGGTCATGGAGTCGTCATGAGGGTGGGCGGCCATGAGACGCCGGTTGGGGCCGACATCGTCGTGGTCGGCGGAGGGCTG
This DNA window, taken from Armatimonadota bacterium, encodes the following:
- a CDS encoding sulfite oxidase, producing the protein MAGPHPRVGDAAAAQARAGDVARATGAGALVTVEAHPYNAETPMRALGALPTPPELVYVRTHFDLPEHLADPDFRAAWRLRIDGAVERPLDLGLADLQALEPRRVTLTMECAGNGRALMTPPPPGTPWRLGAVSTVTFTGTPLAGLLARAGVRPGAVEVLGEGADRGEVARGRVEPFRRSLPLAAATHPDTLLAWAMDDRPLPPLHGAPLRLVVPRWYGMASVKWLVRLTVLEEPFAGFFQRERYIYEDEEGTPQGTPVTTIRVRAVIADPPNGARLPAGPLTIRGTAWSGDGPIATVRVSTDGGARWQEAALGESLSPYAAHPWHLTWAPPGPGRYTIVARAIDTLGNAQPLAPRWNRHGYGNNVAHTVRVEVMESS